In the Dolichospermum flos-aquae CCAP 1403/13F genome, AACAAAATGAATTTTGGGCAAAACCCAGAGGATATGAATTAGCATATAGTAATGAAGGATATCCAGGCATGAGTGGAGGTGGTATTTGGAATACAGAAGGGCGATTAGCTGGTATTCATAATTTCGCAGAAACAAATGTTTTAGGATATAGTTTGGGGTTGTCTATAGAGAGTTTTTTATTTTATCAACAAGATGGTTTATGGAAATTACCTGAACCTCAATTAAATATTGCTAAAAATGAACCTATATCACTAGATATACAGTCTATTATTTTAGCATTACTAAAGACTTATTCCGCACCTGATTCTGTGAATGGTACTGGGAAACAGTGGCTAACTTATGGTATTCAATTATGGCGAAGTGGTAATACAGATAATGCAATTAAAGCGATAGGAAATGCAGTTAGCAAAGATCCAAACTCTTGGGAATCTTATTACAATGCTGCTTGGATTTGGCTCGGACAGGAAAAATATGATTTAGCTGTAAATGCTATAAATGCTGCAATTAGAAACCAACCTAGTTTTTATCGTTCCTATTTATTAAAGGGTGCTATTTTTCGGGAATTAAAAAAATATGAAAATGCTGTAGAAGCACTTAATCAAGCCATTTTAGAATCAGAAAAAGACAAACAAAAAGATTTCTTGCTCTACGAAACTCGAGGAGGATTATTTTATGACTTGAAACAATATCAAGAAGCGATCGCTGATTATACTCAAGCTATCACAATTAATCCTCAATATGCTGATGCTTACAACAATCGGGGAGTTGCTAAATCTGAATCAGGAGATAAAGCTGGTGGAATCGCTGATTTTACTCAAGCTATTACCATTAATCCTCAACTTGCCGAAGCCTACAACAACCGGGGAACTGCTAAACATAAATTAGGAGATAAAGCTGGTGCGATCGCTGATTATACTCAAGCTATCACAATTAATCCTCAAGATGCCAATTTCTACAACAACCGGGGAAATACTAAATATGAATCTGAAGATGAAACTGGTGCGATCGCTGATTATACTCAAGCTATCACAATTAATCCTCAAGATGCCAATTTCTACAACAACCGGGGAAATACTAAATATGAATCTGAAGATGAAACTGGTGCGATCGCTGATTATACTCAAGCTATCACAATTAATCCTCAACTTGCCGAAGCCTACAACAACCGGGGAACTGCTAAACATAAATTAGGAGATAAAGCTGGTGCGATCGCTGATTTTAATCAAGCTATCATAATTAATCCTCACAATGCCAAAGCTTACGCTAGCCGAGGGCTGATGTACTTATTCACAGGCAATATACAAGTAGCAATTAAAGATTTAGAAACTGCTAAACAACTACTTCAACAGCAAGGCAATATTCAAGGCGTTCAAACAATACAGGAAATATTGAATAAATTGTAGCTACTGAATAAATTGTAGCTACTATTATCTTTATTTTACCTTCTATTCTCCACCCATACATTAACCAACCCTAATCAAAAATAACCAAACTAACACCACAACCACTAGCTGCT is a window encoding:
- a CDS encoding tetratricopeptide repeat protein — its product is MRFPWKGEELNHPSLFSVGFMGNIEQNEFWAKPRGYELAYSNEGYPGMSGGGIWNTEGRLAGIHNFAETNVLGYSLGLSIESFLFYQQDGLWKLPEPQLNIAKNEPISLDIQSIILALLKTYSAPDSVNGTGKQWLTYGIQLWRSGNTDNAIKAIGNAVSKDPNSWESYYNAAWIWLGQEKYDLAVNAINAAIRNQPSFYRSYLLKGAIFRELKKYENAVEALNQAILESEKDKQKDFLLYETRGGLFYDLKQYQEAIADYTQAITINPQYADAYNNRGVAKSESGDKAGGIADFTQAITINPQLAEAYNNRGTAKHKLGDKAGAIADYTQAITINPQDANFYNNRGNTKYESEDETGAIADYTQAITINPQDANFYNNRGNTKYESEDETGAIADYTQAITINPQLAEAYNNRGTAKHKLGDKAGAIADFNQAIIINPHNAKAYASRGLMYLFTGNIQVAIKDLETAKQLLQQQGNIQGVQTIQEILNKL